TGATTCCGTCCATGCGGTCGTTGGTGGGCGATTTCGCGAGTCTCATCGGGCCGTTGGAGGGCCGGGAAATTTTTTTCCTCTCGATTTTCTCGGCATTAGGCGAGGAATTCTTTTTCCGCGGCCTTATTCAAGGGAAGTTCGGCTTTTGGGTTGCCTCCCTCGCCTTCGGCTTGCTTCATGTGGGTCCGACGCGCCGGTTCTTGCCCTGGACGCTCTTTGCAACAGCCATAGGGTTCTTTCTCGGCTGGCTTTACATTTGGCGGCAGGACCTTCTCACGCCGGTCGTCACGCACTTCCTGGTAAATCTCATCAACCTGCGGTTGCTGCGACGTCAGGGGCCGGGGAATTCGTAGCGAACCTCGAACGTTCCCCATGTTCCGCACTTGGTGCATCGCCAGGTCACGGGAATATGCCGTTGCCGGCAGTTGGGGCAAATGAAGCGCCGTGAGCGCTTGAACGCGGCAAAAAAATCGTCGGTAAAGGATGAAATATCCCGTCGTCCGGATTTTTCGTCCAACAACCGAACTCGGTCACGAATCGTATTGACGTAGACGGGGTTCAGGTCGTACGCGCGGCGCAGCACCTCCAAGGCTTCCGCGTTCTTTCGTTTCTTTTGAAGATGGCGGGCCAGGGAGTAATGGAGATAATAATTGTCCGGATAGGAACGGATGCACTCGCGAAGGGTCTGTTCGTATTTCGAAAATATTCCCATGCGATAGTGAGCG
This portion of the Bdellovibrionota bacterium genome encodes:
- a CDS encoding CPBP family intramembrane glutamic endopeptidase yields the protein IPSMRSLVGDFASLIGPLEGREIFFLSIFSALGEEFFFRGLIQGKFGFWVASLAFGLLHVGPTRRFLPWTLFATAIGFFLGWLYIWRQDLLTPVVTHFLVNLINLRLLRRQGPGNS